A single Cryptosporangium phraense DNA region contains:
- a CDS encoding DUF808 domain-containing protein has protein sequence MAGGLVALLDDVAVLARAAAASVDDIGAAAAKAGTKAAGVVIDDAAVTPQYVQGLAAERELPIIKRIALGSLRNKYLIILPVVLLLSQFLPGLLTPILMLGGAYLCFEGAEKVWAKIAGHSGEEGGAAKDEKALVSGAVRTDLILSAEIMVITLNEVIDEPFWSRLVILAIVALVMTVVVYGAVGLIVKMDDAGLRLAGRSGGVAAFGRGLVKAMPIVLTVLTVVGTAAMLWVGGHILLVGTDELGLHVLYDVVHHLEEGLNPVVGWVVNTVASGILGLLVGAVIVLVVTLTVHRRKAH, from the coding sequence GTGGCCGGTGGACTGGTTGCCCTGCTGGACGACGTCGCGGTGCTGGCTCGCGCCGCGGCCGCGTCCGTCGACGACATCGGCGCCGCCGCGGCGAAGGCCGGCACCAAGGCGGCCGGCGTCGTCATCGACGACGCGGCGGTGACGCCGCAGTACGTGCAGGGGCTGGCGGCCGAGCGGGAGCTGCCGATCATCAAGCGCATCGCGCTGGGGTCGCTGCGCAACAAGTACCTGATCATCCTGCCGGTGGTGCTGCTCCTCAGCCAGTTCCTCCCCGGCCTGCTGACGCCGATCCTGATGCTCGGTGGCGCCTACCTGTGTTTCGAAGGCGCGGAGAAGGTGTGGGCGAAGATCGCGGGTCATTCCGGCGAGGAGGGCGGCGCTGCGAAGGACGAGAAGGCGCTGGTCTCGGGCGCGGTGCGCACCGACCTGATCCTGTCGGCCGAGATCATGGTGATCACGCTCAACGAGGTGATCGACGAGCCGTTCTGGTCCCGCCTGGTGATTCTCGCGATCGTCGCGCTGGTGATGACCGTCGTCGTCTACGGCGCCGTCGGGCTGATCGTCAAGATGGACGACGCCGGCCTGCGGCTGGCCGGGAGGTCCGGGGGAGTGGCGGCCTTCGGCCGCGGCCTGGTGAAGGCGATGCCGATCGTGCTGACGGTGCTGACCGTGGTCGGGACGGCGGCGATGCTGTGGGTAGGTGGGCACATCCTGCTGGTGGGGACGGACGAGCTGGGTCTGCACGTGCTGTACGACGTGGTGCACCACCTGGAGGAGGGCCTGAATCCGGTGGTGGGGTGGGTGGTGAACACCGTGGCCAGCGGGATCCTCGGCCTACTCGTGGGAGCGGTGATCGTGCTGGTGGTGACGTTGACGGTTCATCGGCGCAAGGCTCACTGA
- the trmB gene encoding tRNA (guanosine(46)-N7)-methyltransferase TrmB, translating to MTEPLTRTYKLRSGRITPGQQRALDSFADRFAIPPGDVLLDLPALFQREAPVVLEIGFGMGGTTLEMARADPSTCIIAADVHVPGVGALLRGLHEQDLDNVRVLHGDGAELLARRIPPASLAGIRLYFPDPWPKARHVKRRLVDARFAALAASKLAPGGRLHCATDWAPYAAQMVEVLDAEPGLVLEYGGPVERPEWRPVTKYEARGRAKGHEVADIFAVRNG from the coding sequence GTGACCGAACCCCTGACCCGGACCTACAAGCTCCGCAGCGGACGAATCACCCCGGGTCAGCAGCGAGCACTCGACTCCTTCGCCGACCGATTCGCCATCCCGCCCGGCGACGTCCTCCTCGACCTGCCCGCCCTCTTCCAGCGCGAAGCCCCGGTCGTCCTGGAGATCGGCTTCGGCATGGGCGGCACCACCCTGGAGATGGCCCGCGCCGACCCGTCGACCTGCATCATCGCGGCCGACGTGCACGTGCCCGGCGTGGGTGCGCTGCTCCGGGGCCTGCACGAGCAGGACCTCGACAACGTGCGCGTCCTCCACGGCGACGGCGCCGAGCTCCTCGCCCGGCGGATCCCCCCGGCGAGTCTGGCCGGGATTCGTCTCTACTTCCCCGACCCGTGGCCGAAGGCCCGGCACGTCAAGCGCCGTCTCGTCGACGCCCGTTTCGCCGCGTTGGCGGCCTCGAAGCTGGCTCCCGGCGGCCGGCTGCACTGCGCTACCGACTGGGCGCCCTACGCGGCCCAGATGGTGGAGGTCCTCGACGCCGAGCCGGGGCTGGTGCTCGAGTACGGCGGGCCGGTGGAGCGGCCGGAGTGGCGGCCGGTCACCAAGTACGAGGCCCGCGGCCGGGCCAAGGGTCACGAGGTCGCCGACATCTTCGCGGTCCGGAACGGCTGA
- a CDS encoding glycogen/starch/alpha-glucan phosphorylase: MDLRALGNTPQDFARDLLSNLYYERGTTVESASAQDMYDSLARTVRDRLAERRARTAAAHYQANPRWLYYLSAEYMLGRQLEQNLLYTGTTDLAREAVPDFDTTAAQDVEPGLGNGGLGRLAACLLDSLATMDLPAVGYGIRYDLGIFKQDLDAGGQVERPDDWAFQGNPWEFPAPDDNQVVGFYGKVTSVDGRREWEPAETVLGEPSHMLVPGYGTDTVNIVRLWRARAAQGSFDLTRFAHGQYAEAVADVVRSENISKVLYPDDSTDLGRELRLKQQYFLVSCSLRDIIRRFSFRNDGNWDEFAAKTTIQLNDTHPVLAIPELMRLLVDEYELDWDRAWRITHDTFGYTCHTLLPEALETWPVATIENLLPRHLEIIYEINARFLAEVSERFPGDVARIQRMSLVQEEPERRIRMANLAVVGSRAVNGVAALHSQLLAETTLRDFAELWPGRFHNVTNGVTPRRFVKIANPALSDLISSALGSDAWLRDLSLLQGLEPFAADDAFRARWREIKRANKLTLGVAPDFLTDVIVKRFHEYKRQLLKLLHTITLYQRIRAGETPAPRTVVFAGKAAPGYWAVKDVIRLINAVAATVNNDPAVAPYLKVFFPANYNVTLGQRIYPAADLSEQISLAGKEASGTGNMKLALNGAVTIGTLDGANVEIRDRVGADNFFLFGLDAAEAATLRSSDYRPRDYYERDDELRAAVDAIGDGTFAGGDRQAFGGVLASLLDRDEYLTLADFRSYLDAQAEVEKVWLDAEAWTAKSILNTARSGYFSSDRTIADYTRTIWGLDPVRVNP; this comes from the coding sequence GTGGACCTTCGTGCGCTCGGCAACACCCCGCAGGACTTCGCTCGCGACCTGCTCAGCAACCTCTACTACGAACGCGGCACGACCGTGGAGTCGGCCAGCGCTCAGGACATGTACGACAGCCTCGCGCGAACGGTCCGGGACCGGCTCGCCGAGCGGCGCGCGCGTACCGCGGCCGCGCATTACCAGGCCAACCCGCGCTGGCTCTACTACCTGTCCGCCGAGTACATGCTCGGCCGTCAGCTGGAGCAGAACCTGCTCTACACCGGCACCACCGACCTGGCCCGCGAGGCCGTGCCCGACTTCGACACGACCGCCGCGCAGGACGTCGAGCCCGGCCTCGGGAACGGCGGCCTCGGCCGCCTCGCGGCCTGCCTGCTCGACTCGCTCGCGACGATGGACCTGCCGGCCGTCGGTTACGGCATCCGGTACGACCTGGGCATCTTCAAGCAGGATCTGGACGCCGGTGGGCAGGTCGAACGCCCCGACGACTGGGCGTTCCAGGGCAACCCGTGGGAGTTCCCGGCCCCCGACGACAACCAGGTCGTCGGCTTCTACGGCAAGGTCACGTCCGTCGACGGGCGTCGCGAGTGGGAGCCCGCGGAGACCGTGCTCGGCGAGCCGAGCCACATGCTGGTGCCGGGCTACGGCACCGACACCGTGAACATCGTCCGGCTGTGGCGCGCCCGGGCCGCGCAGGGCTCGTTCGACCTCACCCGGTTCGCGCACGGCCAGTACGCCGAGGCCGTCGCGGACGTCGTCCGCTCGGAGAACATCAGCAAGGTCCTGTACCCGGACGACAGCACCGACCTCGGCCGGGAGCTGCGCCTCAAGCAGCAGTACTTCCTGGTCTCCTGCTCGCTGCGCGACATCATCCGGCGGTTCTCCTTCCGCAACGACGGCAATTGGGACGAGTTCGCCGCCAAGACGACGATCCAGCTGAACGACACGCACCCGGTGCTGGCGATCCCGGAGCTCATGCGCCTGCTGGTCGACGAGTACGAGCTGGACTGGGACCGGGCCTGGCGGATCACCCACGACACGTTCGGGTACACGTGCCACACGCTGCTGCCCGAGGCGCTGGAGACGTGGCCGGTGGCGACGATCGAGAACCTGCTGCCCCGCCACCTCGAGATCATCTACGAGATCAACGCCCGGTTCCTGGCCGAGGTGTCGGAGCGGTTCCCCGGAGACGTCGCTCGGATCCAACGGATGTCGCTGGTCCAGGAGGAGCCCGAGCGGCGGATCCGGATGGCGAACCTGGCCGTCGTCGGGTCGCGGGCGGTGAACGGCGTCGCCGCCCTGCACTCCCAGCTGCTCGCCGAGACGACGCTGCGCGATTTTGCCGAGCTGTGGCCGGGGCGCTTCCACAACGTCACCAACGGCGTGACCCCGCGGCGGTTCGTCAAGATCGCCAATCCGGCACTGTCGGACCTGATCAGCTCGGCGCTCGGCAGCGACGCCTGGCTGCGTGACCTCTCGCTGCTGCAGGGGCTGGAGCCGTTCGCCGCCGACGACGCCTTCCGCGCCCGCTGGCGCGAGATCAAGCGGGCCAACAAGCTCACGCTCGGCGTCGCGCCGGACTTCCTCACCGACGTCATCGTCAAGCGGTTCCACGAGTACAAGCGCCAGCTGCTCAAGCTGCTGCACACGATCACGCTCTACCAGCGCATTCGGGCCGGAGAGACGCCCGCGCCGCGCACGGTCGTATTCGCGGGTAAGGCCGCGCCGGGCTACTGGGCCGTCAAGGACGTCATCCGGCTGATCAACGCGGTCGCCGCGACCGTCAACAACGACCCGGCGGTCGCGCCGTACCTCAAGGTGTTCTTCCCGGCCAACTACAACGTGACGCTGGGCCAGCGGATCTACCCGGCCGCCGACCTCTCCGAGCAGATCTCGCTGGCCGGCAAGGAGGCCAGCGGCACCGGCAACATGAAGCTCGCGCTCAACGGCGCGGTCACGATCGGCACGCTCGACGGGGCCAACGTCGAGATCCGCGACCGGGTCGGCGCCGACAACTTCTTCCTGTTCGGCCTGGACGCGGCCGAGGCCGCGACCCTCCGGTCGAGCGACTACCGCCCGCGTGACTACTACGAGCGCGACGACGAGCTCCGCGCCGCCGTCGACGCGATCGGCGACGGCACGTTCGCCGGCGGCGACCGGCAGGCGTTCGGCGGCGTGCTCGCCTCCCTCCTCGATCGGGACGAGTACCTGACGCTCGCCGACTTCCGGTCGTATCTGGACGCGCAGGCCGAGGTGGAGAAGGTGTGGCTCGACGCCGAGGCGTGGACCGCGAAGTCGATCCTGAACACGGCTCGATCCGGGTACTTCTCGTCGGACCGCACGATCGCCGACTACACCCGCACGATCTGGGGCCTCGACCCGGTTCGCGTGAACCCGTGA
- a CDS encoding DedA family protein has product MLEHALHLAGSPWIYAVVVLFVAADGVFTFLPSDSLVICLSALSIGGAPSLAPLVTSAALGAVVGDWISYALGRRATGWLGPPKKGAVGAAFATARRAVGRWGGLALVVGHFLPGGRTATTLAAGWLRFPRRTFGLSTTVAGVLWAIYISGLGWLGGLAFASRPLLGAVPGIVFGVVAGAFLQVRSRRLTAAPE; this is encoded by the coding sequence ATGCTCGAACACGCCCTGCACCTCGCCGGATCGCCCTGGATCTACGCCGTCGTCGTGCTGTTCGTCGCCGCCGACGGTGTCTTCACGTTCCTGCCATCGGACTCCCTCGTCATCTGCCTCAGCGCTCTCTCCATCGGTGGCGCGCCCAGCCTCGCGCCGTTGGTGACGAGTGCGGCGCTCGGCGCCGTCGTCGGCGATTGGATCTCGTACGCGCTCGGGCGGCGGGCGACCGGGTGGCTGGGCCCGCCGAAGAAAGGCGCCGTAGGCGCCGCGTTCGCCACCGCTCGACGCGCCGTGGGGCGCTGGGGCGGCCTGGCCCTGGTGGTGGGTCACTTCCTTCCCGGCGGACGTACGGCGACGACGCTCGCCGCGGGCTGGCTCAGGTTCCCCAGGCGGACGTTCGGCCTGAGCACGACGGTGGCCGGCGTGTTGTGGGCGATCTACATCAGTGGACTGGGGTGGCTGGGCGGCCTGGCGTTCGCATCGCGGCCGTTGCTCGGCGCGGTACCGGGAATCGTGTTCGGAGTGGTGGCAGGAGCGTTCCTCCAAGTTC